In the Deltaproteobacteria bacterium genome, TAAATTGGTAAGTCGTCGCCTCGGCATCGCGCATCAAGCGACGCAGCAGTCCGGCGGAAATTTTTTCTATCGACAGCTTCACCTCGGTGTTGAATACACCCGCCCGAGTGCGTCGCAACTCGACGATGCTAAATCCAGCCGAACGAAGCAACGCATTCAGGCTATCGATTGTAAAAAATTTTAAATGGGTGCGATCCAATAGCCCTTCCTCATTGTAATTGAACTCGCCATTGAACAACGCCAAACGCACGCTGGCATGGGCGACATTGGGTACCGAAGCCACCAAGTATCCTGTCGCTGTTAAATGGTCCCGTAATTTGCCTAGAACCGCGGCGGGATCTCTTAAATGTTCCAACACGTCGCCAAACAAAATCACGTCGAACTTCTCGCCGGGGAACCCTTCTTCCTGACACAGCAGCTCGATATCGCCGACGATCATCTGATGGCAAAAAGCGCCGGCCATAGAGTTCAAATCACGGCTCACTTCAACGCAGGTGACCACGCAGTTCTGCCGCACCAACGCTTCGGTCATGTGGCCGCTGCCGGGGCCTATTTCAAGAACCTTCTTATCCGCCCCGATCAGCGCCAACTCCGCGGTCAGCGTCGTATTACGTTCCACCGGCGCCCAATAACGCGAGCGAAGATCAGGGACCGACTCACTCATAGCCAGCGGGCTTGGTGCGCTCACGATTAACCTAACAACCCGTGCCAAAAATAACGCAGGTTCAAAAAGTTGGTCCGGAAAGCTTTGCCAAACATCTGTTTGGAAAGCGCGCGGTCGCCGCTATCTTTATAATAGCGGCCGAGCTTAAAGTACTTCCTGGCAAGGCGCAGGCGAAAACTCGACGCGCCGATGGCGCGGACAACTTCCGGATGATTGCGCCAAAGCTCCTCCAGATAACCGACGTTGGTTTCCTTGATGTTGATCAACTGCGAAAGGTTTTGACCGGTCAGGCGTTTTTTGCAGCCAAGATAATCAACGAATCGCACTTCATGATGCGCCGCCAGGCGGAGATAAAAATGTAAGTCGTCGAGGGCGCCAACATCTTCACTGAGACCGCCGAGCCGATCGAAAATATCCTTGCGCACCATCGTGACCGACATGGATGCGATGGGATAGTCCCACAGCAGCGTCTTGGCACTCACCGGCTTATCACGCAAACCCGCGCAGACACCGTTCGCCAAGTGTAGCTTATGCGGATCGACCCCGACACCGAAATATTCGCCATTGTCGAAGACCAATGCAGCGTTTGGATAAGTTGAGAATTCGCCGACGAGCGTTTGCACATGCTCAGGATGCCACAAGTCATCATGATCGCAGAAAGCGATGAATTCTCCTTGGGATAATTTGACGCCGGCATTGCGCGCCGAGGCTGGACCGCCATTGGCCTGGCGGACAAATTTCAAATGAGGATAGTCCCGTTGGACTATCGCCGCGGTGTCGTCCGTCGAACCATCGTCGACGACAATCAACTCGAAGTCCCTAAAACTCTGGCGGACCACGCTATCGAGGGTCTCGCCTAACAGCGCGGCATTGTTATAGGCCGGAATGATGACGGAAACGCGCGGCATCTCGCTATTGCAGCACCTTCTCTTGTTCCAATTCGTCGCTCTGGTCGGTGAACTGAAGGGTGTAGAGCTTGTTGTATTCGGCTTTCTGCGCCAGCAACTCGTCGTGGGTTCCCTGTTCGACGATCATGCCGTCGACCAGAACCACGATCCGATCGGCTTTGCGGATAGTCGACAGCCGATGCGCGATCACCAAACTGGTGCGCCCAACCATCAGCCGTTCAAGAGCATCTTGCACCAACTTCTCCGATTCCGAATCCAACGCCGAGGTCGCTTCATCGAGAATCAAGATCGGCGGATCTTTGAGCAATGCCCGGGCGATCGACAATCTCTGCCGCTCGCCGCCCGACAGTTTGAGTCCGAGTTCGCCGATCACCGTGTCGTATCCTTGGGGGAGCGCGGTGATAAAATCATGGGCATGGGCGGCATGGGCGGCGGCGATGATATGGTCCATGTCTTTCGAACGGTCGCCGTAAGCAATGTTGTTCTTCACCGAATCGTTGAACAGAAAAGTATTCTGCGTCACCACGCCGATCTGCGCGCGCAAGGACTCCAACGTCAAGTCCCGGATATCGACGCCGTCAAGGGTAATCTTTCCGGACAAGACATCGTAGAAGCGCGGGATCAGGTCGGCGAGAGTGCTTTTGCCGACGCCGCTCATGCCGACCAACGCGATCATGTTGCCGGCATTGATCGTGAGATCGATATTTTTCAAAACCATTTTGTGGCCGTAACCGAAGCTGGCGTCGTGAAATTCAACCTGCTTAGAAAACGGTACCGCGCTGCGCGCGTCCAACTTTTCCCGCACGTCGGTGTCGGTGTCGAGAATCTCGAAGACCCGCTCGCCGGCGGCGATGCCGGTGAGAATCGTGCCGTTGGTGTTGGCGAGTTTTTTGAACGGCTGATACATCATGAACATGGCGGTGAGAAACGCCATGAACTGTCCCTGAGTGCGGGTGCCGGCGATGACGCTGGCGCCGCCGTACCAAACCACTCCACCGATAGCGAAGGCCGAGAACAACTCCATTATCGGTCCCACCACCGAGCGAATGCGAGTGGTACGGATGCCGATCTTGAACAAGCGCTCGCTTTCCTTGACGAAGCGGTCTTGCTCGTAACTTTCCATACCGAAGGCTTTGACGATACGATTGCCTTGAATCGTTTCTTGTAAAAGACTGAGCAGCAGTCCGACCTTCTCCTGACTGCGGCGGGTATACTTACGGATTTTTTTACCCAAGCGCAGCACCGGCAACACCGACGCGGGAAAGACCAAGAAAGAGATCAACGCCAAACGGGTGTCCATGTAGAACGCCGCGCTCACCAGAGCGATCAATTGGGTCGACTCGCGAATCACCGATACCACCGCGTCGGTCATGGAACCGGCGGCGACGCCGACATCGCCGGTCATGCGCGACATCAAGGCGCCGGTCTGGTGGCGCTGAAAAAACGACAGAGAGAGCGACAATGTATGGGCGGAAAGTTTGTTGCGAATGTCGGTCACCACCCGCCCGCTGATGTAGGCCATCAAGTTATCTTGGCCCAAGGAAACCAAACCGCGAAAAAGAAAGATACCGACGATCACGAAGGGCAAATAGCCAAGCACGTTTGCGTCTTTACTGGCGAAGACATCGTCAAAGATTCCCTTGGTCAGAAACGGCAACGCGCCGCTGCTGGCACTGTAGCCCAACATGCAGAGCGCCGCTAAAATCAAATAAGGCCAAATATAAGGCTGGAGGAATTTTAATAATCGAAGATAGATTTTCATGGCAAGAACTCTTTCATTGAGCCGGACCTTGCGATCGCCGCTTTAGGTCACCTTGAATAACAACATCCGGTCCTTGCGGCTACCGGTGAAAGTTTTCTCCAACACTAGGCCGAACTTTCCCGGCTGCTTCGCCAGTTCAGGAAAAGCCTTGGTCAAAGATTTCGCTTCGACGGCGAGATAATCGGATTTTTGCTCGCGTAGATAAGCGCCGACGTTGGCGGCTTCGACATCGGTCAATCTCACGGTTTGGCTTCCGGCGTAAAACGTCACCCGTTCATCGAGCACCGCAACGCGCAGGCCGCCGATTCGGTCCAATGATTTGAGATACCAACCGGTTTCACGGACAAAGGCTTTTTCCCGCGATACCGCCTGCAGCGTCTTGGGCAAAGTCCCCGCAACAAAAACCGCCAACAGAGCGACGCCGATCATGCGCGCGCGCGGCGCCGATAAACGCGCATGCAATTCATTCCATACCCAAACCCCGCCAATGGCAACCCAAGCTAGGGAAATCGGCACCGCCTGCAAAGCATAGCGCCGCTTGACCAAGATCAGCGCGAAGCCAAAGACATGGGCAGCCGCAAACGCTAAAAGCAGCAAGTCACGCCGGTCGAGAAATTTTTCGCGCCCAACGAGGTATAGCCCCACCAATAAAAATGGCACATAAGAATAATGCAAAGCTGCGAAGAACACTCCGATGGCGGGAAAAACATCCGAGGCAACTTTTTTCGCGTAGCGCCAGGGATGCTGGCGGATGTAGTCGGAAAATATCACCGATTCCGCCGAGCCGAACTGAGCTAGATCGGCGTCGTCCAAAATACCAGCTTTCTGTAGGTTGAGACCCAGGGTCACACCGGCTTTGCGGCTGACCGCGCCGAACCGTCCGGTATCGATGCTCAGATAAACGATAT is a window encoding:
- a CDS encoding class I SAM-dependent methyltransferase produces the protein MSESVPDLRSRYWAPVERNTTLTAELALIGADKKVLEIGPGSGHMTEALVRQNCVVTCVEVSRDLNSMAGAFCHQMIVGDIELLCQEEGFPGEKFDVILFGDVLEHLRDPAAVLGKLRDHLTATGYLVASVPNVAHASVRLALFNGEFNYNEEGLLDRTHLKFFTIDSLNALLRSAGFSIVELRRTRAGVFNTEVKLSIEKISAGLLRRLMRDAEATTYQFIFSAQPIADDGGSSRPGEAAAFIDNGWSARKGKTRLAKSMARRGRTLIQRGAPAQSRAWLSRSFQLQPRIPTLFYWFYSFMPRSK
- a CDS encoding ATP-binding cassette domain-containing protein → MKIYLRLLKFLQPYIWPYLILAALCMLGYSASSGALPFLTKGIFDDVFASKDANVLGYLPFVIVGIFLFRGLVSLGQDNLMAYISGRVVTDIRNKLSAHTLSLSLSFFQRHQTGALMSRMTGDVGVAAGSMTDAVVSVIRESTQLIALVSAAFYMDTRLALISFLVFPASVLPVLRLGKKIRKYTRRSQEKVGLLLSLLQETIQGNRIVKAFGMESYEQDRFVKESERLFKIGIRTTRIRSVVGPIMELFSAFAIGGVVWYGGASVIAGTRTQGQFMAFLTAMFMMYQPFKKLANTNGTILTGIAAGERVFEILDTDTDVREKLDARSAVPFSKQVEFHDASFGYGHKMVLKNIDLTINAGNMIALVGMSGVGKSTLADLIPRFYDVLSGKITLDGVDIRDLTLESLRAQIGVVTQNTFLFNDSVKNNIAYGDRSKDMDHIIAAAHAAHAHDFITALPQGYDTVIGELGLKLSGGERQRLSIARALLKDPPILILDEATSALDSESEKLVQDALERLMVGRTSLVIAHRLSTIRKADRIVVLVDGMIVEQGTHDELLAQKAEYNKLYTLQFTDQSDELEQEKVLQ
- a CDS encoding glycosyltransferase family 2 protein produces the protein MPRVSVIIPAYNNAALLGETLDSVVRQSFRDFELIVVDDGSTDDTAAIVQRDYPHLKFVRQANGGPASARNAGVKLSQGEFIAFCDHDDLWHPEHVQTLVGEFSTYPNAALVFDNGEYFGVGVDPHKLHLANGVCAGLRDKPVSAKTLLWDYPIASMSVTMVRKDIFDRLGGLSEDVGALDDLHFYLRLAAHHEVRFVDYLGCKKRLTGQNLSQLINIKETNVGYLEELWRNHPEVVRAIGASSFRLRLARKYFKLGRYYKDSGDRALSKQMFGKAFRTNFLNLRYFWHGLLG